Part of the Arthrobacter sp. MMS18-M83 genome is shown below.
GCATCCGGTGCTGCTGACCATCCACGGTGGCCCTTTCGCTCAATACACGGCCGCGTTCTTCGATGAGGCCCAGATTTATGCAGAGGCGGGATACGCCGTCCTGATGTGCAATCCCCGTGGTTCTGCCGGATATGGTCAGGAACATGGTGGTGCCATCAAGGAGAAAATGGGCACCGTGGACATGGCGGACGTGCTTACATTCCTGGATGGCGCCCTGCAGGCCTTCCCGGCGATGGACAGGGAATCGATCGGCATCATGGGCGGGTCTTATGGTGGATATCTGACGGCCTGGGTTATCGGACATGAACACCGCTTCAAGGCGGCCATTGTGGAGCGAGGTTTCCTTGACCCCGTCAGTTTTGCCGGCTCCTCGGATATCGGGTGGTTCTTCGGTGGCCAATACACCGGTGGATCCCCGGAACAGATGGCGGCCCAAAGCCCCATGGCCATCGTGCCTGAGGTCCGGACGCCTACGCTCGTGATCCACAGCGAAAACGATCTCCGTTGCCCTGTTGAGCAGGGACAGCGCTACTTCGCCGCCTTGAAGGCACAAGGCGTGGAGACTGCGTTGCTTCTCTTCCCGGGTGAGGACCACGAACTTTCGCGCTCCGGCACGCCGCATCACCGCCGTCAGCGGTTCGAACAGATCCTCGCGTGGTGGGCTAAGCACCTGCCTTCCACAGCGAACCCAACGCGCGAATCCGGCCCGGCTAAGAATTAAGGAAGCCCAACCCGCGGCGTGCCTCGTCGATTCCGGGGTATGCCCAGTGGGCGCCGTATTGCTGATCGTCGGCAAGAGACCGCAGCTCGGCCCTGTCCAAATAGAGTCCGCCGTGCAGGTGGTCGGTCTCGTGTTGGACTATCCGTGCCTGCCAACCTGAGAATCCTTCCGAGGCTGAACTTCCGTCAGGACGTTGGTAGTGAAGGCGAACATCCCGGTGCCGCGTCACCACGGCTTGGAATCCACGCATCGACAGGCAGCCTTCATAGAACGACGCCGTAGACCTCCCTTCGGGCTCGTACCTGGGATTCAGGATCGCGAGGAAGCCCAGCGGCGTCCTCTCACGGATTTCTGAAGCGATGGGGTCAACGTCGAAATGGTCCTCAAGCACGGCCAACTGCAAGGGAATGCCGAGCTGGGGTGCTGCGAGGCCAACGCCGGGGGCGCCGTGCATGACATCCCGCATCCGCTCGATCAGTTGCGCCAGCTCGGTGTCCTCGAGCTGGCCATCATAAGGTGCGGCGAGTTGCCGGAGCACGGGGTGGCCGACCTGGACGATGGGTGGGAGCCCGTCGAGCCCGAGTAGATCCTGAACCGCGGCGCGGATCTGGGAGGCTGTGAACGTTGTGTCCGGGCCGGCCGACAGGGGCCGAGTCTCAAAGTCCATGGATTGAGCTTAGCGGGATGGCACCTCAACCGTCCCCGCAGCTCTTGGTGACGAAATCGTAGATGGTTCCGCGCAGCGCATTACCGGCAGCAACCTTGATAGTCCCGGCAAGTCCATTGACCGTCACGTGAAGTGGCATGAGCGTGCCCACTTTGTCCTCCGCGACGGCGTGCGGGTCGCAACGCGCGGGGCGGATGCGCAGGCTCAGGGTCGAGTTCTTGTCGGTGCCATGAATCACGACGCCATGGGGCCACGGGCTGCCCGGGTCCGCTGCAAGGAGGGTGGTTTCGCCGATTGACTCGATGGTCATGGACCCTGTACCACCACGGGGCTTGACCGTGATGGTCATTGTTGCCAGGCCTTTCCCGGGTCCTGGGTCCAACGTCGGCAGGAGCTCCAGGCTCGCTACTTCCGAGGCGCCGCGTTCCAGGCATAGTTCGCTGTTGTTCCGAGCCAGCACGCCGAAGGGGTCCGTCACGGTTTCGCTGTACACGTGGTCCGAGCCCGCCAGCAGATAGTCAACCGTGGATTCCGAGGAGCCAGGGGGACAGGTCGCAGACGGAAGCTGCGCGGGCAGGCTCTTGGTCTGGCCCGGCGGAATGGCTGTGCCATCGGCGCTCGAAGACCATCCGATCGTTCCATCAAAGCTCGCCGTGCGCAGGGCGGCGCGGACCACAGTGATGGTGTCCGGGCCGGGGTTGCTGAATTGGATCTCGATGATGTGCGTGCTGTAGTTATCCCGGAACTGGTTCAGTTGGACGGTGAGTGCGCTGGCCGGCGTCGTGGCCTGTGGTCCAGGCGTCGCGGTACATCCCTCGGCAGAAGCTACCGTGATGCCCAGCAGGACGGTGAGCACGACGGCGGCTGCCCGCCGTCGTCGAACACTCACTTTTCGCCCCTGGCGATCATGGATGCAGTCTAAAACGCAATCACGCCTAGTGCATCGTGAATCGGCGGGCCACGAGCTCCGAGAACATCGGCAAGGTGATCGCCCGGCCGATCAGGGCGTTCCGTGCGTTCAGGACCTTCGGAGGCAACGGGCGTCCAAGCGCCATGTTCACGCTGGCCTGCCAGATGGCTTTCTTCGCTGCACGCTGACGGTTGCGCTCGAATGCCGCGAGTTCCTTGCCGGCAGGTCTTCTTCCCGACGTTCGCAACGTTTCGCTGATAATCGGCGCCAGGGCAACGGCATCCAGCCAGCCCAGGTTCATCCCTTGACCACCGATCGGGCTGATCTCGTGCGCGGCATCGCCGAGCAAGGCAACCCGTCCATGAACCATCCGGGAAACAAGGCGTGTGGTCACGCCGAACGCACTG
Proteins encoded:
- a CDS encoding peptide deformylase; this encodes MDFETRPLSAGPDTTFTASQIRAAVQDLLGLDGLPPIVQVGHPVLRQLAAPYDGQLEDTELAQLIERMRDVMHGAPGVGLAAPQLGIPLQLAVLEDHFDVDPIASEIRERTPLGFLAILNPRYEPEGRSTASFYEGCLSMRGFQAVVTRHRDVRLHYQRPDGSSASEGFSGWQARIVQHETDHLHGGLYLDRAELRSLADDQQYGAHWAYPGIDEARRGLGFLNS